The following DNA comes from Serpentinimonas raichei.
GGCACCCAAGTCTTGGAAGACCCCAAAACCTCGCCAGGTTCGGTTGTCTTTGCCAGCTCCGGCCTGGTTGCAGCCACGGGCACTGAGACAAGCACCCCCAACACCCCGGCATGGCGGCTGCATGTGGGCCGGGTGCAGCAGGCGCTGGGCCTGCCCGAAGTCACGCACTGGCACGACCGCCGCCTTGGGGCCCAGCAGCAGGCGCTGGCGCACGAGGTGGGCGACTTCGTGCTGCGCCGCGCCGACGGCCTGTGGGCCTACCAGTTGGCGGTCGTGGTAGACGACGCCGCGCAAGGCATCACGCACGTGGTGCGCGGTGCCGACCTGGCCGACAACACGGCACGCCAACTGCTGCTGCAAGCCGCGCTCGGCCTGCCCTCGCCGCAGCACCTGCACACCCCGCTGGTGCTGGGCGCCGACGGCAGCAAACTCTCCAAGCAAAACGGCGCCGCCGCGCTGGACCTGCACGACCCGCTGGCCGCCCTCAACCAAGCCGCCACCGTACTCGGCCTGCCTGCCCACGCCGGCCCATTGCCGCAGGCGCTGGCCGACTGGACCGGGCACTGGGCGCGCCGCTGGGGCCAGCGCGCATAGCGAGGCTATTGCAGAGCCTCACAAGCACTGATATCCGGTTTGCTATGGCACAACGTTTGTGCCACAATGGCTTGCGCCCTGCAGGGCGGTGGGTTTTCGGCTCAAGCAAGGAATTTTGCGCTCATGATTCAAACCGTTGAAGCCATCGTTGACGAGTGCGGTGTGGTCCGGTTGCTCGAACCGCTGCACCTAGCCCGACGCCATCGGGCATTCCTCACGGTTTTGGCAGACGAGCCTGCTGCCGACCACGAGGCGGCCCTGCTGAGCGAGGCATCGCTGGCTCAAGACTGGCTCCGCCCCGAGGAGGACGCCGCGTGGGCACACCTGCAGCAGGCTCGGTAGTTCTCGTACCCTTCCCCTTTTCCGACCTGTCGCAATCCAAGCGCCGTCCTGCGGTCGTGCTCGCCGAGGCAGGCCGCGGCGACTGGATTTTGTGCCAAATCACGAGCAAGGCGTATGCAGACAGCCGTGCGGTTCTGCTTACAGACGATGATTTTGAATGCGGCAGCCTTCGCATCGAGAGCCATGCCCGACCCGCCAAGCTCTTCACCGCGCATGAGGGTTTATTTATTTCCGAACCAGGTGTGCTCACTGCCGCGTCGCTCAAGCGCATCAGGGACACAGTCGTCACTGTGATCCAGGGCAAGCCTTAGCCCACCTCAGGTGCCACCTGCCTACAATCGGGCGCGTGAAACCCGATAGCCCTACCCCTGACTGCACTGACACCGCTTTGAGTGCGCCCGTACCGGCCGCCGCAACCGCCACGGCACCCGTTGCAGAGGCGGCCTCTGCCGCCAATGCCGCCCCCGCC
Coding sequences within:
- a CDS encoding type II toxin-antitoxin system PemK/MazF family toxin; this encodes MGTPAAGSVVLVPFPFSDLSQSKRRPAVVLAEAGRGDWILCQITSKAYADSRAVLLTDDDFECGSLRIESHARPAKLFTAHEGLFISEPGVLTAASLKRIRDTVVTVIQGKP
- the gluQRS gene encoding tRNA glutamyl-Q(34) synthetase GluQRS, with translation MTGPRGSIRTPSGYRGRFAPSPSGPLHAGSLVAALASWLDARAHHGSWLLRLEDVDRPRCVPGADRLIVQQLATCGLLPDQPPTWQSAHEARYTAALHALAERGWAYPCHCSRKHIEAAQAAAGLLRQRHAPLVYPGTCRPERLAGGTQVLEDPKTSPGSVVFASSGLVAATGTETSTPNTPAWRLHVGRVQQALGLPEVTHWHDRRLGAQQQALAHEVGDFVLRRADGLWAYQLAVVVDDAAQGITHVVRGADLADNTARQLLLQAALGLPSPQHLHTPLVLGADGSKLSKQNGAAALDLHDPLAALNQAATVLGLPAHAGPLPQALADWTGHWARRWGQRA